The proteins below come from a single Rosa rugosa chromosome 2, drRosRugo1.1, whole genome shotgun sequence genomic window:
- the LOC133730418 gene encoding uncharacterized protein LOC133730418: MLAQQNLDGLPEDVLDAIKEMDVEEQAHINEEPEEKQLPPEVVDWEKSKVYNYMDQDIKRRVQRYWQNALSGVFLWVGRRYGAEVSRQDLKDMIMDEPIASNCIECYEILLTDQLSDKESQGLEVPSFMHPLCWHSAENLTVYFVHLYLCEPLFQNLVRSNYIFFPISHESGFHHTLLIFDKSLKNWFHCDSKKPKKPLTGSCFQNVKKMKEHIIDLAVILEMQIEMVEFWMTAVKDQADDMLEQGCRMKFDEKNSSEEELKLIEVPLTENEIESIKWIRDNYNGKMKVEDIKTCPQQDSLYCGLFVMYNMEKISKRETVQSKLTKDDILKFRANVVKSFVESVPRYGLSIPKTKEGAYSSEFMTKYFDKKKRINKAGAEQALKKALAETPETGEEKKKRNRNVAVLVLLNLFIKLLFPNSGGTISWDYVRVCEEVEILVLPQDGCSVANRWKGNRKSRNQKVAIKDPDRKKRDFNAMGKLKKIFNKVKEDAEEDEIESNTDTETQEKHNDGQEENVEKRTSGNMEKETTWNDIQKKELETNLQKKEEELRDVEIEKKGLEEKIRKLEKELETREKKAGHINNEKMEIDIRKNDE, encoded by the exons ATGCTAGCACAACAGAATTTGGACGGTTTACCAGAGGACGTTCTGGACGCGATAAAAGAGATGGATGTTGAGGAACAAGCACACATCAATGAAGAGCCAGAAGAAAAACAGCTCCCTCCTGAGGTCGTAGACTGGGAGAAGAGCAAAGTCTACAATTATATGGACCAGGACATCAAGAGGAGAGTGCAGAGATATTGGCAAAATGCACTATCAGG AGTGTTCCTATGGGTAGGCAGGCGCTATGGAGCGGAGGTATCCAGACAGGATCTAAAGGACATGATAATGGATGAACCTATAGCAAGCAACTGCATAGAATGCTATGAGATTCTGTTGACTGATCAACTATCAGACAAAGAATCACAAGGTCTGGAGGTGCCATCTTTTATGCATCCCTTATGTTGG CATTCTGCAGAAAATTTAACAGTATATTTCGTACATCTATACCTCTGCGAACCACTGTTCCAGAATCTGGTAAGGTCAAACTATATATTCTTCCCAATTTCACATGAATCCGGATTTCATCATACACTGCTGATTTTTGACAAGAGTTTAAAGAACTGGTTCCACTGTGATTCAAAGAAACCGAAAAAACCATTAACTGGAAGTTGCTttcaaaatgtcaaaaaaatG AAAGAGCATATTATTGATTTGGCTGTGATATTGGAAATGCAGATTGAAATGGTAGAGTTTTGGATGACAGCAGTCAAAGACCAAGCAGATGACATGCTAGAGCAAGGATGCAGAATGAAATTCGATGAAAAGAACAGCTCAGAAGAAGAATTGAAACTAATCGAAGTTCCACTGACTGAAAATGAGATAGAAAGCATAAAATGGATCAGGGATAACTATAATGGAAAAATGAAAGTGGAAGACATCAAAACCTGCCCTCAACAAGACTC ATTGTATTGCGGGCTTTTTGTGATGTACAACATGGAAAAAATTTCGAAAAGGGAGACAGTTCAAAGCAAACTAACAAAGGATGATATTTTGAAATTTAGAGCTAATGTTGTAAAGTCATTTGTAGAAA GTGTGCCGAGATACGGGTTATCAATACCAAAGACCAAAGAAGGGGCATACAGCTCTGAGTTCATGACTAAATACTTTGACAAAAAGAAGAGGATCAACAAGGCGGGTGCGGAGCAAGCTTTGAAGAAGGCATTGGCAGAAACTCCAGAAACaggggaagaaaaaaagaaacggAACAGAAATGTTGCCGTATTAGTACTCTTGAACCTTTTCATCAAACTCCTGTTCCCAAACTCTGGAGGAACAATATCTTGGGACTATGTAAGAGTCTGTGAAGAGGTGGAAA TACTGGTTTTGCCACAAGACGGGTGTAGTGTCGCCAATCGCTGGAAGGGAAACCGAAAATCACGGAATCAGAAAGTGGCAATTAAAGACCCTGATAGAAAAAAAAGGGATTTCAACGCAATGGGGAAGTTGAAG aaaatctttAATAAAGTTAAAGAAGATGCAGAGGAAGATGAAATCGAGTCTAATACAGATACAGAAACTCAAGAAAAACATAATGATGGGCAAGAAGAAAATGTTGAAAAGAGAACCAGTGGAAACATGGAGAAGGAGACTACATGGAATGATATACAGAAGAAAGAATTAGAGACAAATCTtcagaaaaaggaagaagagctaAGAGATGTGGAAATAGAGAAAAAGGGCCTGGAAGAAAAAATAAGGAAATTGGAGAAAGAACTGGAAACAAGAGAAAAGAAAGCTGGCCACATTAACAATGAGAAGATGGAGATAGACATAAGGAAGAACGATGAATAG